A genomic region of Streptomyces diastaticus subsp. diastaticus contains the following coding sequences:
- a CDS encoding type II toxin-antitoxin system Phd/YefM family antitoxin codes for MPEHQERASDVARAAMEAVENSVSVREARAHLAEHINRAESGTPTVVTRNGAPVAALVPFADFEVLEEAADLMLAREAEAVLSRDEPTVSLAELVADLFSGRTDGPA; via the coding sequence ATGCCGGAGCACCAGGAGCGCGCGAGCGACGTCGCACGGGCCGCCATGGAAGCGGTGGAGAACAGCGTGTCGGTGCGGGAGGCCCGCGCCCATCTCGCGGAGCACATCAACCGGGCCGAGTCCGGGACCCCGACCGTCGTCACCCGCAACGGCGCCCCGGTCGCCGCCCTCGTCCCCTTCGCCGACTTCGAAGTGCTCGAAGAGGCCGCCGACCTGATGCTGGCTCGGGAGGCCGAGGCGGTCCTGTCCCGCGACGAGCCGACCGTCTCCCTGGCCGAACTGGTCGCCGACCTCTTCTCCGGCCGCACGGACGGTCCCGCGTGA
- a CDS encoding DUF501 domain-containing protein gives MDTPPPPTPRTEPTPADVDAFQQQLGRPPRGLRAIAHRCPCGQPDVVETAPRLEDGTPFPTLYYLTCPRAASAIGTLEANGVMKEMTERLAGDPELALAYRAAHEDYVKRRDEIEELKNFPSAGGMPDRVKCLHVLVAHSLAAGPGVNPLGDEALAMLPEWWRKGSCVTPPAAAGSAGQAEEEGR, from the coding sequence ATGGACACGCCCCCGCCGCCCACCCCGCGCACCGAGCCGACCCCCGCCGACGTCGACGCCTTCCAGCAGCAGCTGGGCCGCCCCCCGCGCGGTCTGCGCGCCATCGCGCACCGCTGCCCCTGCGGCCAGCCCGATGTCGTCGAGACGGCGCCCCGCCTGGAGGACGGCACGCCCTTCCCCACGCTCTACTACCTGACGTGCCCGCGCGCCGCCTCGGCCATCGGCACGCTGGAGGCCAACGGCGTGATGAAGGAGATGACCGAGCGGCTGGCCGGCGACCCGGAGCTGGCCCTCGCTTACCGGGCCGCCCACGAGGACTACGTCAAGCGCCGCGACGAGATCGAGGAGCTGAAGAACTTCCCCTCGGCCGGCGGTATGCCGGACCGCGTGAAGTGCCTGCACGTCCTGGTCGCCCACTCGCTGGCCGCCGGACCGGGCGTCAACCCGCTCGGTGACGAGGCGCTGGCGATGCTCCCCGAGTGGTGGCGCAAGGGCTCGTGCGTGACACCGCCGGCCGCCGCCGGCTCCGCCGGACAGGCCGAGGAGGAGGGCCGGTGA
- a CDS encoding cytochrome P450 family protein, producing MSETQASGRPELFGWEFAADPYPAYAWLRAHEPVRWTRLPSGVEAWLVTRYADARQTLADPRLSKNPVHHAADEAGRSRTGIPGERSAGLMTHLLNIDPPDHTRLRRLVSKAFTPRRVAQFAPRVQELTDGLIDGFAGRGEADLIHEFAFPLPIYAICDLLGVPREDQDDFRDWAGMMIRHGGGPRGGVARAVKRMRNYLAELIHRKRADLGDDLISGLIRASDHGEHLTEDEAAAMCFVLLFAGFETTVNLIGNGTLALLRNPAERARLQQALADGDEALLDTGIEELLRYDGPVEMATWRYATEPLRIGGADIAAGDPVLVVLAAADRDPERFRDPDRLDLARGDNQHLGYGHGIHYCIGAPLARLEGKAALATLLTRLPDLRLGTGPRDLRWRGGLIMRGLRTLPVEFTPERTGRDEKVSGPPFPDTGTDEASTM from the coding sequence ATGAGCGAAACCCAGGCATCCGGGCGTCCCGAACTCTTCGGCTGGGAGTTCGCCGCCGACCCGTACCCCGCCTACGCCTGGCTGCGCGCCCACGAGCCGGTCCGTTGGACCCGGCTGCCCAGTGGCGTCGAGGCGTGGCTGGTCACGCGGTACGCGGACGCCCGGCAGACCCTCGCCGACCCCCGGCTGAGCAAGAACCCGGTGCACCACGCCGCCGACGAGGCCGGGCGCAGCCGTACCGGCATCCCCGGCGAGCGCAGCGCCGGGCTGATGACGCACCTGCTGAACATCGACCCGCCGGACCACACCCGGCTGCGCCGCCTGGTCTCGAAGGCGTTCACCCCGCGCCGCGTCGCCCAGTTCGCGCCCCGCGTGCAGGAGCTGACGGACGGGCTCATCGACGGCTTCGCCGGGCGCGGCGAGGCCGACCTCATCCACGAGTTCGCCTTCCCGCTGCCCATCTACGCCATCTGCGACCTGCTCGGCGTCCCGCGCGAGGACCAGGACGACTTCCGCGACTGGGCCGGAATGATGATCCGGCACGGCGGGGGGCCGCGCGGCGGGGTCGCCCGGGCGGTGAAGAGGATGCGCAACTACCTCGCCGAGCTGATCCACCGCAAACGCGCCGACCTCGGCGACGACCTCATTTCCGGCCTGATCCGCGCGAGCGACCACGGCGAGCACCTGACCGAGGACGAGGCCGCCGCCATGTGCTTCGTCCTCCTCTTCGCCGGCTTCGAGACGACCGTGAACCTGATCGGCAACGGCACCCTCGCCCTGCTCCGCAACCCCGCCGAGCGCGCCCGCCTCCAGCAGGCCCTCGCCGACGGCGACGAAGCCCTGCTCGACACCGGGATCGAGGAACTCCTGAGGTACGACGGCCCGGTGGAGATGGCCACCTGGCGGTACGCCACCGAGCCGCTGCGGATCGGCGGGGCCGACATCGCCGCGGGGGACCCCGTCCTGGTCGTGCTGGCCGCCGCCGACCGCGACCCCGAGCGCTTCCGCGACCCCGACCGGCTCGACCTCGCCCGTGGCGACAACCAGCACCTCGGCTACGGCCACGGCATCCACTACTGCATCGGTGCCCCCCTGGCCCGGCTGGAGGGGAAGGCGGCCCTCGCCACGCTGCTGACACGCCTTCCGGACCTGCGGCTCGGCACCGGGCCGCGGGACCTGCGCTGGCGCGGCGGGCTCATCATGCGGGGACTGCGCACGCTGCCCGTGGAGTTCACGCCCGAGCGGACGGGACGTGACGAGAAGGTGTCAGGGCCACCCTTTCCGGACACCGGCACTGACGAGGCGTCAACAATGTGA
- a CDS encoding NAD(P)/FAD-dependent oxidoreductase: MSTTERPRILVVGGGYVGLYAARRILKKMRYGEATVTVVDPRSYMTYQPFLPEAAAGNISPRHVVVPLRRVLPKAEVLTGRVTTIDQDRKVATVAPLVGEAYELPFDYLVIAMGAVSRTFPIPGLAEQGIGMKGIEEAIGLRNHVLEQLDKADSTTDEEVRRKALTFVFVGGGFAGAETIGEVEDLARDAAKYYNNVTREDMRFILVDAADKILPEVGPKLGEYGKKHLESRGVEVYLSTSMDSCVDGHVVLKNGLEVDASTIVWTAGVKPNPVLSRFGLPLGPRGHVDTTANLQVQGTDHIWAAGDNAQVPDVIGRRNGNPNAWCPPNAQHALRQAKVLGDNVISGMRGFPQKEYSHANKGAVAGLGLHKGVAMIVMGKMKIKLKGRLAWYMHRAYHGMAMPTFNRKIRVFADWTLGMFLKREVVSLGAMETPREEFYEAAKPAPAPAVKAEEPESAKAKAS, from the coding sequence ATGAGCACCACGGAGCGTCCCAGGATCCTCGTTGTAGGCGGTGGGTACGTTGGCTTGTACGCAGCACGACGCATTCTGAAGAAGATGCGCTACGGCGAGGCGACCGTCACGGTCGTCGACCCGCGCTCGTACATGACGTACCAGCCCTTCCTCCCCGAAGCCGCAGCCGGCAACATCTCGCCGCGCCACGTCGTCGTCCCGCTGCGACGTGTACTGCCGAAGGCCGAGGTGCTGACCGGCCGGGTCACCACCATCGACCAGGACCGCAAGGTCGCCACCGTGGCGCCGCTGGTCGGTGAGGCGTACGAGCTGCCTTTCGACTACCTCGTCATCGCGATGGGCGCGGTCTCCCGCACCTTCCCGATCCCCGGCCTCGCCGAGCAGGGCATCGGCATGAAGGGCATCGAGGAGGCCATCGGCCTGCGCAACCACGTCCTCGAGCAGCTCGACAAGGCTGACTCCACGACCGACGAGGAGGTCCGCCGCAAGGCGCTGACCTTCGTCTTCGTCGGCGGTGGCTTCGCCGGGGCCGAGACGATCGGTGAGGTCGAGGACCTCGCCAGGGACGCCGCCAAGTACTACAACAACGTCACCCGCGAGGACATGCGGTTCATCCTCGTGGACGCGGCCGACAAGATCCTCCCCGAGGTGGGCCCGAAGCTCGGCGAGTACGGCAAGAAGCACCTGGAGAGCCGGGGCGTCGAGGTCTACCTCTCGACCTCCATGGACTCCTGCGTCGACGGCCACGTGGTGCTCAAGAACGGCCTGGAGGTCGACGCCTCCACCATCGTGTGGACCGCCGGTGTGAAGCCGAACCCGGTGCTCAGCCGCTTCGGTCTGCCGCTCGGCCCGCGCGGCCACGTCGACACCACCGCCAACCTCCAGGTGCAGGGCACGGACCACATCTGGGCGGCCGGCGACAACGCGCAGGTGCCGGACGTCATCGGCCGCAGGAACGGCAACCCGAACGCCTGGTGCCCGCCCAACGCGCAGCACGCGCTGCGGCAGGCCAAGGTCCTCGGCGACAACGTGATCTCCGGTATGCGGGGCTTCCCGCAGAAGGAGTACAGCCACGCCAACAAGGGTGCGGTCGCCGGTCTCGGGCTGCACAAGGGCGTCGCGATGATCGTCATGGGCAAGATGAAGATCAAGCTCAAGGGCCGTCTCGCCTGGTACATGCACCGCGCGTACCACGGTATGGCCATGCCGACGTTCAACCGCAAGATCCGCGTCTTCGCGGACTGGACCCTCGGCATGTTCCTCAAGCGCGAGGTGGTCTCCCTCGGCGCGATGGAGACGCCGCGCGAGGAGTTCTACGAGGCGGCCAAGCCCGCTCCGGCCCCCGCCGTCAAGGCGGAGGAGCCCGAGTCCGCCAAGGCCAAGGCGTCCTGA
- the eno gene encoding phosphopyruvate hydratase, translated as MLVPSIDVVVAREILDSRGNPTVEVEVGLDDGSTGRAAVPSGASTGAFEAIELRDGDPNRYQGKGVEKAVLAVIEQIGPELVGYDATEQRLIDQAMFDLDATDNKGSLGANAILGVSLAVAHAASEASDLPLFRYLGGPNAHLLPVPMMNILNGGSHADSNVDIQEFMIAPIGAESFSEALRWGTEVYHTLKKVLKSKGLATGLGDEGGFAPNLDSNRAALDLILEAVKEAGYVPGKDIALALDVAASEFYKDGSYEFEGKSRSAAEMTEYYEELVAAYPLVSIEDPLFEDDWAGWNVITEKLGDKVQLVGDDLFVTNPERLARGIEEKSANALLVKVNQIGSLTETLDAVELAQRNGFKCMMSHRSGETEDVTIADLAVATNCGQIKTGAPARSERVAKYNQLLRIEEILDDAAVYAGRSAFPRFKG; from the coding sequence ATGCTCGTGCCGTCCATCGACGTCGTCGTAGCCCGGGAAATCCTGGACTCCCGAGGCAACCCCACCGTCGAGGTCGAGGTCGGCCTCGACGACGGCAGCACCGGCCGCGCCGCGGTGCCGTCCGGCGCCTCCACCGGAGCCTTCGAGGCCATCGAACTGCGTGACGGAGACCCCAACCGTTACCAGGGCAAGGGTGTCGAGAAGGCCGTCCTCGCCGTCATCGAGCAGATCGGGCCGGAGCTCGTCGGCTACGACGCCACCGAGCAGCGCCTCATCGACCAGGCCATGTTCGACCTGGACGCCACCGACAACAAGGGCTCGCTGGGCGCCAACGCCATCCTCGGCGTCTCCCTCGCCGTCGCCCACGCCGCCTCCGAGGCCAGCGATCTGCCGCTCTTCCGCTACCTGGGCGGCCCCAACGCGCACCTGCTCCCGGTGCCGATGATGAACATCCTGAACGGCGGCTCGCACGCCGACTCCAACGTGGACATCCAGGAGTTCATGATCGCCCCGATCGGCGCGGAGTCCTTCTCCGAGGCCCTGCGCTGGGGCACCGAGGTCTACCACACGCTCAAGAAGGTGCTGAAGAGCAAGGGCCTGGCGACCGGCCTCGGCGACGAGGGCGGCTTCGCCCCGAACCTCGACTCCAACCGCGCCGCCCTCGACCTCATCCTCGAGGCCGTCAAGGAAGCCGGCTACGTGCCCGGCAAGGACATCGCGCTCGCCCTGGACGTCGCCGCCTCCGAGTTCTACAAGGACGGCAGTTACGAGTTCGAGGGCAAGTCCCGCTCGGCCGCCGAGATGACCGAGTACTACGAGGAGCTCGTCGCCGCGTACCCGCTGGTGTCCATCGAGGACCCGCTGTTCGAGGACGACTGGGCCGGCTGGAACGTCATCACCGAGAAGCTCGGCGACAAGGTCCAGCTCGTCGGTGACGACCTGTTCGTCACCAACCCCGAGCGCCTCGCCCGCGGCATCGAGGAGAAGTCGGCCAACGCCCTGCTCGTCAAGGTCAACCAGATCGGCTCGCTCACCGAGACCCTGGACGCCGTCGAGCTGGCCCAGCGCAACGGCTTCAAGTGCATGATGAGCCACCGCTCCGGCGAGACCGAGGACGTCACCATCGCCGACCTCGCCGTCGCCACCAACTGCGGCCAGATCAAGACCGGCGCCCCGGCCCGCTCCGAGCGCGTCGCCAAGTACAACCAGCTCCTGCGTATCGAGGAGATCCTCGACGACGCCGCGGTCTACGCCGGCCGCAGCGCCTTCCCGCGCTTCAAGGGCTGA
- a CDS encoding FtsB family cell division protein: MAGKKSGADRFSTATRLRVLGEQTAARVYRSQNRRQARRSRLTGRAALLALVLCSLIVALAYPMRQYVSQRAEIADLQREREAHRAKVERLRDEKARWEDDAYAEQRIRERLHYVRPGETGYTMIDPGAAEPSRTDRTAATRPWYTNLLEGVDRADQAAGPGGIRPATE; this comes from the coding sequence ATGGCCGGGAAGAAGAGCGGTGCGGACCGCTTCTCCACCGCGACCCGGCTCAGGGTGCTCGGCGAGCAGACCGCCGCCCGGGTCTACCGCTCCCAGAACCGCCGCCAGGCCCGCCGCTCCCGCCTCACCGGACGCGCCGCGCTCCTCGCCCTCGTCCTCTGCTCCCTGATCGTCGCCCTCGCCTACCCGATGCGGCAGTACGTCTCCCAGCGCGCCGAGATCGCCGACCTCCAGCGCGAACGGGAGGCCCACCGCGCCAAGGTGGAGCGACTGCGCGACGAGAAGGCCCGCTGGGAGGACGACGCCTACGCCGAGCAGCGCATCCGCGAACGCCTGCACTACGTACGCCCCGGCGAGACCGGCTACACCATGATCGACCCGGGCGCGGCCGAACCGAGCCGCACCGACCGCACGGCCGCCACCCGGCCCTGGTACACCAACCTCCTGGAAGGCGTCGACCGCGCCGACCAGGCCGCCGGGCCGGGCGGCATCCGCCCCGCCACCGAGTGA
- a CDS encoding type II toxin-antitoxin system RelE family toxin yields the protein MTSAPRFTPAAHHHLRSLPRPTAMRVLAALTALAENPAAPGQDTAPLGTAPGLVRLRSEGQRLACLVREGDLLVLTARAADRR from the coding sequence GTGACCTCCGCCCCGCGCTTCACCCCGGCCGCCCACCACCACCTCCGCTCCCTCCCCCGCCCGACCGCCATGCGCGTTCTGGCCGCCCTGACCGCCCTGGCCGAGAACCCGGCCGCTCCCGGTCAGGACACCGCCCCGCTCGGCACCGCCCCCGGCCTCGTCCGCCTCCGCTCGGAGGGCCAGCGTCTCGCCTGCCTGGTGCGCGAAGGTGATCTGCTGGTGCTGACGGCACGGGCGGCGGACCGGCGCTGA
- a CDS encoding Ppx/GppA phosphatase family protein, whose product MTARRVAAVDCGTNSIRLLVADADPATGELTDLDRRMRIVRLGQGVDRTGRLAPESLERTFEACREYAAAVRELGATEVRFTATSATRDAENRAEFTEGVRDILGVTPEVVTGDEEAALSFTGATKELTGRADLDTPFLVVDIGGGSTECVVGTDSVRAARSVDIGCVRLTERHLARPDGTVTDPPTAEQVAAIRRDIGAALDEAAGTVPLEEARTLVGLAGSVTTVAGLALGLTAYDSAAIHHARIPYAKVTEVTDALLASTHAERAANPVIHPGRVDVIAAGALILRTLMERTGAHEVIVSEHDILDGIAWKAAGA is encoded by the coding sequence GTGACCGCCCGTCGGGTAGCCGCCGTCGACTGCGGCACCAACTCCATCCGCCTGCTGGTCGCCGACGCCGATCCGGCCACGGGCGAACTGACCGACCTCGACCGCCGGATGAGGATCGTCCGCCTGGGCCAGGGCGTCGACCGTACCGGCCGTCTCGCCCCGGAGTCGCTGGAGCGGACCTTCGAGGCGTGCCGCGAGTACGCCGCCGCCGTCCGCGAACTCGGCGCCACCGAGGTCCGCTTCACCGCCACCTCGGCCACCCGTGACGCGGAGAACCGCGCCGAGTTCACCGAGGGCGTCCGCGACATCCTCGGCGTCACCCCCGAGGTCGTCACCGGCGACGAGGAGGCGGCGCTCTCCTTCACCGGTGCCACCAAGGAACTCACCGGCCGCGCCGACCTGGACACGCCCTTCCTGGTCGTGGACATCGGCGGTGGCTCCACCGAGTGCGTCGTCGGCACGGACAGCGTCCGCGCCGCACGCTCCGTCGACATCGGCTGTGTCCGCCTGACCGAGCGCCACCTCGCGCGCCCCGACGGCACGGTGACCGACCCGCCCACCGCCGAGCAGGTCGCCGCGATCCGCCGGGACATCGGCGCCGCCCTCGACGAGGCCGCCGGCACCGTCCCGCTGGAGGAGGCCCGGACCCTGGTCGGCCTCGCCGGCTCCGTCACCACCGTCGCCGGGCTGGCCCTCGGCCTCACCGCGTACGACTCGGCCGCCATCCACCACGCCCGCATCCCGTACGCCAAGGTCACGGAGGTCACCGACGCCCTCCTGGCCTCCACCCACGCCGAACGCGCCGCCAACCCGGTCATCCACCCGGGACGCGTCGACGTCATCGCGGCCGGCGCCCTGATCCTTCGCACCCTCATGGAGCGCACCGGCGCCCACGAGGTGATCGTCAGCGAACACGACATCCTGGACGGGATCGCCTGGAAGGCGGCGGGGGCCTAG
- a CDS encoding SAM-dependent methyltransferase: MHGAAQRLATHAEQILGAPLPIRLRAWDGTEHGPPGTPVIVFRNRRALRRILFKPGELGLVRAWVAGDLTVEGDLYEALDLLAGVVWETERPPLGPLSAVRDPEVRAAALGLARLAGPFPPPAPPAEEAPVRRRLGSRHSKGRDRQAISHHYDVGNDFYERVLGPSMVYSCAYWQDDATLESAQRDKLDLICRKLGLGPGMRLLDVGCGWGAMALHAAREYGVQVVGVTLSREQAAYARKRAAEQGLADRVEIRVQDYRDVRDGPYDAISSIGMAEHVGAVRYLEYAEDLYALLKPGGRLLNHQIGRRPQDDESAYHVDTFIDAYVFPDGELAPVGSTVTQLERAGFEVRDLEALREHYALTLRAWVRNLEDHWEECARLAGAGRARVWLLYMAASALSFERNRIGVNQILAVRTPAEGHPGLPLRARRWTALSARSDTGQGGASPERPDGVSPEQRRNDAHRGEPRGRAPSPGDDGTTPAPRSPESV, encoded by the coding sequence ATGCACGGTGCCGCCCAGCGGCTGGCCACACACGCCGAACAGATACTGGGAGCCCCTCTCCCGATCCGCCTGCGCGCCTGGGACGGTACCGAACACGGTCCGCCCGGTACCCCCGTGATCGTCTTCCGCAACCGCCGAGCCCTGCGCCGCATCCTCTTCAAGCCCGGCGAACTCGGCCTGGTGCGTGCCTGGGTGGCCGGCGACCTGACTGTCGAGGGCGACCTGTACGAGGCGCTCGACCTCCTCGCCGGAGTGGTCTGGGAGACCGAGCGTCCCCCGCTCGGCCCCCTCTCCGCCGTCCGGGACCCCGAGGTCCGCGCCGCCGCCCTCGGCCTCGCCAGGCTGGCCGGCCCCTTCCCGCCACCGGCGCCCCCCGCCGAGGAGGCCCCGGTCCGGCGCCGCCTCGGCAGCCGGCACAGCAAGGGCCGCGACCGCCAGGCCATCAGCCACCACTACGACGTGGGCAACGACTTCTACGAGCGGGTCCTCGGCCCCTCCATGGTCTACTCCTGCGCCTACTGGCAGGACGACGCCACCCTGGAGAGCGCCCAGCGCGACAAGCTCGACCTGATCTGCCGCAAGCTCGGACTCGGCCCCGGCATGCGCCTGCTCGACGTCGGCTGCGGCTGGGGAGCGATGGCGCTGCACGCCGCCCGCGAGTACGGCGTCCAGGTCGTCGGCGTCACCCTCTCGCGCGAACAGGCCGCCTACGCCCGCAAGCGCGCCGCCGAACAGGGCCTCGCCGACCGCGTCGAGATCCGTGTCCAGGACTACCGGGACGTGCGGGACGGGCCCTACGACGCGATCTCCTCCATCGGCATGGCCGAGCACGTCGGCGCCGTCCGGTACCTGGAGTACGCCGAGGACCTGTACGCCCTGCTCAAGCCCGGCGGCCGGCTCCTCAACCACCAGATCGGCCGGCGCCCCCAGGACGACGAGTCGGCCTACCACGTGGACACCTTCATCGACGCCTACGTCTTCCCCGACGGCGAGCTGGCCCCCGTCGGCTCCACCGTCACCCAGCTGGAGCGTGCCGGTTTCGAGGTCCGCGACCTGGAGGCGCTGCGCGAGCACTACGCGCTGACGCTGCGGGCCTGGGTGCGGAACCTGGAGGACCACTGGGAGGAGTGCGCCCGCCTGGCCGGAGCCGGGCGGGCCCGGGTCTGGCTGCTCTACATGGCCGCCTCCGCCCTCTCCTTCGAGCGCAACCGGATCGGTGTCAACCAGATCCTCGCCGTCCGCACCCCCGCCGAGGGCCATCCGGGGCTGCCGTTGCGCGCCCGGAGGTGGACCGCCCTCTCGGCCCGGAGCGACACCGGCCAGGGCGGCGCGTCACCTGAACGGCCCGACGGTGTCTCCCCGGAGCAGCGGCGCAACGACGCCCACCGCGGCGAGCCCCGCGGCCGGGCCCCGAGCCCCGGCGACGACGGGACGACCCCGGCGCCCCGGTCGCCCGAGTCGGTCTGA
- a CDS encoding LysM peptidoglycan-binding domain-containing protein codes for MLSNKAKHRRPSKVARLLSLAGVAGVAVAAPLVATGSASAATASEWDAVAQCESGGDWSINTGNGYYGGLQFSSSTWAAFGGTAYASSADQATKEQQIAVAEKVLAGQGKGAWPNCGTGLSSASYDGGAAAEAPAEKPAEEPAPQAAPERPEPRADRSEQRTAPAEKAEETVETPTGETVAKGDGEYKVTKGDTLSQIADDENVEGGWKKLFELNKDVVEDADLIFPGQQLHLS; via the coding sequence ATGCTGTCCAACAAGGCCAAGCACCGCCGTCCCTCCAAGGTCGCCCGCCTCCTGTCGCTGGCCGGTGTCGCCGGCGTCGCCGTCGCCGCGCCGCTCGTCGCGACCGGCTCCGCCTCCGCCGCCACCGCCTCCGAGTGGGACGCCGTCGCCCAGTGCGAGTCCGGCGGCGACTGGTCCATCAACACCGGCAACGGCTACTACGGCGGACTCCAGTTCTCGTCCTCCACCTGGGCCGCCTTCGGTGGCACCGCCTACGCCTCCAGCGCCGACCAGGCCACCAAGGAGCAGCAGATAGCCGTGGCCGAGAAGGTCCTGGCCGGTCAGGGCAAGGGCGCCTGGCCGAACTGCGGCACCGGCCTGAGCAGTGCCTCCTACGACGGCGGCGCCGCCGCCGAGGCCCCGGCCGAGAAGCCCGCCGAGGAGCCCGCCCCGCAGGCCGCCCCCGAGCGCCCCGAGCCGCGTGCCGACCGCAGCGAGCAGCGCACCGCCCCGGCCGAGAAGGCCGAGGAGACCGTCGAGACCCCCACCGGCGAGACCGTCGCCAAGGGTGACGGCGAGTACAAGGTCACCAAGGGCGACACCCTGAGCCAGATCGCCGACGACGAGAACGTCGAGGGTGGCTGGAAGAAGCTCTTCGAGCTGAACAAGGACGTCGTCGAGGACGCCGACCTGATCTTCCCGGGCCAGCAGCTGCACCTCTCCTGA
- a CDS encoding LysM peptidoglycan-binding domain-containing protein, which produces MLSGNGRHRRPRQAPAFVVAAGVTGSAIAIPLLGAGTASAADTATWDRLAECESGGAWSTNAGNGYYGGLQITQDLWERHGGLSYAPSADLASRSQQIVVAERVLDAEGTAAWATCAPAIGLQQGGESADVNPGVPSDSGTPSASPSPTGEGQGEGKGKGGDGEKGDKGDKGPDADKKGKGDKGGEGDEGDEVSPSPSAEPTSIPDGSGGATPGEDASEGRGGLPGTPSGTPSAAPGGEREGSGGGRHRGGGAVESGSGEGRDGSGRHASRGDRGDAPDTSGSYTVKEGDSLSVIAWLNEVDGGWPALYEANKDAVGADPDHILPGQALDLGTGQDAEKDRIGR; this is translated from the coding sequence ATGCTCTCCGGGAACGGACGTCACCGACGCCCCCGACAGGCTCCGGCCTTCGTCGTCGCGGCCGGGGTGACCGGTTCGGCCATCGCCATCCCCCTGCTCGGCGCCGGTACGGCCAGCGCGGCCGACACCGCCACCTGGGACCGGCTGGCCGAATGCGAGAGCGGCGGTGCCTGGAGCACCAACGCCGGCAACGGCTACTACGGCGGCCTCCAGATCACCCAGGATCTCTGGGAGCGCCACGGCGGTCTCAGCTACGCGCCCTCCGCGGACCTCGCCAGCCGCTCCCAGCAGATCGTGGTGGCCGAGCGCGTCCTCGACGCCGAGGGCACCGCCGCCTGGGCCACCTGCGCCCCCGCCATAGGGCTCCAGCAGGGCGGCGAGTCCGCCGACGTCAACCCGGGCGTCCCCAGTGACAGCGGCACCCCCTCCGCGTCCCCGTCCCCGACCGGCGAGGGCCAGGGTGAGGGCAAGGGCAAGGGGGGCGACGGCGAGAAGGGCGACAAGGGCGACAAGGGGCCCGACGCGGACAAGAAGGGCAAGGGTGACAAGGGGGGCGAAGGGGATGAGGGTGACGAGGTGTCGCCCAGCCCCTCCGCCGAACCGACCTCCATCCCGGACGGTTCCGGGGGCGCGACCCCCGGCGAGGACGCCTCCGAGGGCCGGGGCGGCCTGCCCGGGACGCCCTCGGGGACTCCGTCCGCCGCCCCGGGCGGCGAGCGGGAGGGCTCCGGCGGCGGGCGCCACCGCGGCGGCGGCGCGGTCGAGTCGGGCTCCGGCGAGGGCCGTGACGGCTCCGGACGGCACGCCTCGCGCGGCGATCGCGGCGACGCGCCCGACACCTCCGGCTCGTACACCGTCAAGGAGGGCGACAGCCTCTCGGTCATCGCCTGGCTCAACGAGGTGGACGGCGGATGGCCCGCGCTGTACGAGGCGAACAAGGACGCCGTCGGTGCCGACCCGGACCACATCCTGCCCGGTCAGGCCCTTGATCTCGGAACGGGGCAGGACGCCGAAAAGGACCGAATCGGGCGCTAG